In one window of Novipirellula artificiosorum DNA:
- a CDS encoding PDZ domain-containing protein codes for MKTTAILTALFAALMTLSTATAQNRVQVVPTPMPIAPPGQPAAVYFLGVYTSTVMLPGSGGGGPLGPVAMVQPRIMPVPGPGPQPQYGQRIDSVVPGSPAAAVGLERGDILVTANHVPLTCKGELSRAINSSGGQLHLTVINVRTGQPQHLTAYPRYQGGPVAYGNR; via the coding sequence ATGAAAACGACCGCTATCCTGACCGCACTTTTCGCTGCTCTGATGACCCTTTCGACCGCGACGGCACAAAACCGAGTGCAGGTCGTGCCGACGCCGATGCCCATCGCACCTCCCGGCCAGCCGGCAGCCGTTTACTTCCTTGGCGTTTACACCTCGACCGTCATGCTGCCGGGATCGGGCGGCGGTGGCCCACTTGGACCGGTTGCGATGGTCCAGCCACGGATCATGCCGGTGCCGGGTCCAGGCCCTCAGCCGCAGTACGGGCAACGGATCGACAGCGTCGTGCCGGGATCACCCGCCGCGGCAGTCGGATTGGAGCGAGGCGACATCTTGGTGACGGCGAACCATGTTCCGTTAACGTGCAAAGGCGAATTGTCGCGAGCGATCAACAGCAGTGGCGGTCAACTGCATTTGACGGTGATCAATGTCCGCACGGGCCAGCCACAGCACT
- a CDS encoding sigma-70 family RNA polymerase sigma factor: MSEPSCFGEQTIAIERCLQMLRDGDTAVRGELLNLTQDRLIRLTAKMKRDFRGVGRWEQTEDVFQNASMRLYQAMSSTKIDDTRHFFRLAALQIRRELIDLCRHYRGPQGQGANHATQPRDAGALQDRAAAFDPGDPTGNPAELQAWSDFHECVDQLPDREREVFELLWYHELKQDEVAELLGVSTRSVKRLWRSARLMLHDRLNDSTRQSIAI, encoded by the coding sequence ATGTCGGAACCTTCTTGTTTTGGCGAACAGACGATTGCGATCGAACGCTGCTTGCAGATGCTTCGCGACGGTGATACGGCGGTTCGCGGCGAACTGCTGAATCTGACCCAAGACCGGCTGATCCGTTTGACGGCCAAGATGAAACGCGATTTCCGTGGCGTGGGACGCTGGGAACAGACCGAGGATGTCTTTCAAAATGCTTCGATGCGGCTGTATCAAGCGATGTCTTCGACAAAGATCGACGATACGCGGCATTTTTTTCGTTTGGCCGCACTCCAGATCCGACGCGAGTTGATCGACTTGTGCCGCCACTATCGCGGGCCGCAAGGCCAAGGGGCCAACCATGCCACCCAGCCTCGCGATGCCGGCGCGCTCCAGGACCGCGCCGCAGCCTTCGATCCGGGGGACCCGACGGGGAACCCCGCGGAGCTGCAAGCGTGGAGCGATTTTCACGAATGCGTGGACCAATTGCCTGACCGCGAGCGAGAAGTGTTCGAATTGCTGTGGTACCATGAATTGAAGCAAGACGAGGTGGCGGAGCTGCTGGGGGTTTCAACACGAAGTGTGAAACGACTGTGGCGATCAGCAAGGTTGATGCTGCACGATCGATTGAATGATTCGACCCGACAGAGTATTGCGATTTAA